A region of Armatimonadota bacterium DNA encodes the following proteins:
- a CDS encoding 2-oxoacid:acceptor oxidoreductase subunit alpha yields the protein MAGKFDLTIRVGGEGGEGVMSAGELTALGFVRLGMNVYTYRTNPPEIKGGPAMFQFRLSDGPVLSQGDAADFLLCFNQEAWILNGDSLREGGTLMYDPAECEPPAVTQAGRVIPLPLTQIAKDEVGSARAKNVVAVGVMAAFAGMPMSNMEELVRLKWGKRRAEVLDSNLKGLALGYEYVRQHITEHEEMRLPVIEKTEDRIIMSGNDAAAFGALAGGLECFFGYPITPATDIMEWLAKRLPMVGGTVVQTEDEIAAITACCGASFAGAKVATSSSGPGVSLMVEGLGLAVMEELPLVVFDAMRAGPSTGMPTKTEQGDINLAILAAHGDAPRIVVGPKDVESCFYTAVDALNLAEKYQTPVIYLTDQTLSTRTQTFRTPDATKLQIVSRRRPAMIETDEAPDYKRYELSPDHISPMAIPGRDNLPYVATGLEHNEHAHIDQTPAGHTIMSDKRARKIESAAQEPGWTEELGDQKADIGILCWGSTAGPAREALEILQERGVSAKMLFVRMLWPMREAEIRKFITGCRAIVLPELNGSGQYAQLVRSRLYGTSNVPIVRYNKVTGLPFGAHEIADFVEEVSVQYKASSMQVSATMLHSES from the coding sequence ATGGCTGGTAAATTCGATCTAACAATTCGTGTGGGCGGTGAAGGCGGCGAAGGCGTGATGTCTGCCGGCGAACTGACGGCGCTCGGTTTTGTGCGCCTGGGCATGAACGTCTATACCTACCGGACAAATCCGCCGGAGATCAAAGGCGGGCCGGCGATGTTCCAGTTCCGGTTGAGCGACGGTCCCGTTCTATCTCAGGGAGACGCCGCGGACTTCCTGCTCTGCTTCAACCAGGAGGCGTGGATCCTGAACGGCGATTCACTGCGGGAGGGCGGCACGCTGATGTATGACCCCGCGGAATGCGAGCCCCCCGCGGTAACGCAGGCGGGCAGGGTAATCCCGCTCCCCCTCACCCAGATCGCGAAAGACGAGGTCGGTTCGGCCCGCGCGAAGAACGTGGTGGCGGTCGGCGTGATGGCGGCGTTTGCCGGAATGCCTATGTCGAACATGGAAGAGCTTGTTCGCCTGAAATGGGGTAAGCGCCGCGCCGAGGTCCTGGATTCGAACCTGAAGGGCCTGGCGTTGGGCTACGAATACGTTCGTCAGCACATCACGGAGCACGAGGAGATGCGGCTCCCGGTCATCGAAAAGACCGAGGATCGCATCATCATGAGCGGCAACGACGCAGCGGCGTTCGGCGCACTGGCGGGCGGCCTTGAGTGTTTCTTCGGCTATCCCATCACACCGGCCACGGACATCATGGAGTGGCTGGCGAAACGCCTCCCAATGGTTGGCGGCACTGTGGTACAGACGGAGGATGAGATCGCGGCGATCACGGCGTGCTGCGGCGCGAGTTTTGCGGGCGCGAAAGTGGCCACGTCCTCATCCGGCCCCGGCGTATCGTTGATGGTCGAGGGCCTTGGCCTGGCAGTGATGGAAGAGTTGCCACTGGTAGTGTTTGACGCCATGCGCGCCGGTCCAAGCACCGGCATGCCGACCAAGACCGAGCAGGGCGATATCAACCTCGCCATCCTCGCGGCTCACGGCGACGCGCCCCGGATCGTCGTCGGCCCGAAGGACGTGGAATCATGCTTCTATACGGCGGTAGATGCGCTCAACCTCGCCGAGAAGTACCAGACGCCGGTCATTTACCTCACCGACCAGACGCTTTCAACACGCACCCAGACGTTCCGGACGCCGGATGCGACCAAACTTCAGATCGTGTCCCGCCGCCGCCCCGCCATGATCGAAACAGACGAAGCGCCGGACTACAAGCGCTATGAGCTGTCGCCCGACCACATCTCTCCGATGGCGATTCCGGGCCGCGACAATCTGCCGTATGTAGCAACGGGCCTCGAACACAATGAGCACGCCCACATCGACCAGACCCCGGCAGGGCACACCATCATGAGCGACAAGCGGGCGCGCAAGATCGAGTCCGCGGCTCAGGAGCCGGGCTGGACCGAGGAACTCGGCGACCAGAAGGCTGATATCGGAATTCTGTGCTGGGGAAGCACGGCCGGCCCTGCCAGGGAGGCCCTGGAGATACTGCAGGAGCGTGGTGTTTCCGCGAAGATGCTCTTCGTGAGGATGTTGTGGCCGATGCGCGAAGCGGAGATACGGAAGTTCATAACAGGCTGTCGCGCCATTGTTCTGCCGGAGTTGAACGGCAGCGGCCAGTATGCGCAGTTGGTGCGTTCACGCCTTTACGGCACCTCTAATGTCCCGATCGTGCGATATAACAAGGTGACAGGCCTGCCGTTTGGCGCGCACGAAATCGCCGACTTCGTCGAAGAAGTCAGCGTCCAGTACAAAGCATCCAGCATGCAGGTCTCGGCCACGATGCTGCATTCCGAATCGTGA
- a CDS encoding 2-oxoacid:ferredoxin oxidoreductase subunit beta: protein MTEVLEIKRAVKDYRSEVKPTWCPGCGDFAVLNALYKAFVTLNLDPKDVVVVSGIGCSGRLPEFVSTYGMHVVHGRALPTALGVKVANPELTVIAVGGDGDGFAIGGGHVPHAVRRNVDITYIVMDNEVYGLTKGQPSPTTPAGMKAVQNSSSMPKMAPWGIMDTPLNIMGMVLTYGVSFAARGFSGKPNDLSELYVKALTHKGFSFVQAMSPCVTFYDTYQDWKTLVGPMPEGYDSTDRFSAIQLAMTEELFHCGVFVEEDRPTLGDLTRSIAERSKSPSRLAAIQSILESVG, encoded by the coding sequence ATGACGGAAGTTTTGGAAATAAAGCGGGCGGTGAAGGACTATCGGAGCGAGGTCAAGCCGACCTGGTGCCCGGGATGCGGCGATTTCGCCGTGTTGAACGCGCTGTACAAGGCGTTCGTAACGTTGAACCTGGATCCGAAGGACGTGGTAGTCGTCAGCGGCATCGGTTGCAGCGGGCGGCTTCCGGAGTTTGTGAGCACGTACGGGATGCACGTGGTCCACGGCCGCGCGCTTCCGACGGCGCTGGGAGTTAAGGTTGCGAACCCGGAACTCACGGTGATCGCCGTGGGCGGCGACGGTGACGGATTTGCCATTGGCGGCGGCCATGTCCCACATGCCGTACGCCGCAACGTGGACATCACCTACATCGTCATGGACAACGAGGTCTACGGACTCACAAAGGGCCAGCCCAGTCCGACCACGCCCGCCGGAATGAAGGCTGTACAGAACTCGTCCAGCATGCCCAAAATGGCGCCATGGGGCATCATGGACACTCCGCTGAACATCATGGGCATGGTGCTGACGTACGGCGTTTCGTTTGCGGCGCGCGGGTTCTCCGGCAAGCCGAACGATCTCAGCGAGCTCTACGTGAAGGCGCTGACCCACAAGGGATTCAGCTTCGTGCAGGCAATGAGCCCCTGCGTCACCTTCTACGACACCTATCAGGACTGGAAGACGCTGGTCGGACCGATGCCCGAGGGCTACGACTCCACTGACCGATTCTCGGCCATCCAGTTGGCCATGACCGAGGAGCTTTTCCACTGCGGAGTGTTCGTCGAGGAGGACCGCCCGACTCTGGGCGACCTGACCCGTTCGATTGCGGAGCGCTCCAAGTCGCCGAGCCGGTTGGCGGCGATACAATCGATCCTCGAATCGGTGGGCTAG